Proteins from a genomic interval of Nocardioides jishulii:
- a CDS encoding dynamin family protein, giving the protein MTDETHVEGEPTPQPDSTQAPAEGTSADSEATALPSVESTQMLTALVQLRGALLAAELPLETPGVADDRTSRREMVSQLEDYVIPRLMTIEAPMLAVVGGSTGAGKSTLVNSLVGHRVTEPGVLRPTTRSPVLVHHPDDGHWFGQDRLLPDLERVAVSTNDPAALQLVSSESMPQGLAILDAPDIDSVEERNRTLAAQLLAAADLWLFVTSAARYADQVPWDFLREAAERSAAVAIVLDRTPDDALETVATHLARMLASRGLKDSPLFTVPERPLPPSGLLPGEAVADIREWLESLAADAEARAGVVRQTLDGAIRTIARRTHQIADAESEQAAALERLRTGVDKAYDDATAQVLEATADGTLLRGEVLARWQEFVGTGELLKSLENRVGWLRDRVVNAVKGKPQQAERVTVAVESGLETLLMEHAEAAAEAAEASWNSLGSGQALLADAGEDLSRASRDFRRKAERAVRDWQGGVLDMVRTEGADKRSTARFLAYGVNGLSVALMIVVFAHTGGMLVGAEVGVAGGGALLGQKLLEAVFGDQAVRTLAARARRDLEQRVNELFESERRRYTDLLDSLGNAAGASENLRQAARRIDDLRFAQSSS; this is encoded by the coding sequence ATGACCGACGAGACTCACGTCGAGGGCGAGCCGACCCCGCAGCCCGACTCGACCCAGGCCCCCGCCGAGGGCACTTCCGCCGACTCGGAGGCCACCGCCCTGCCGAGCGTCGAGAGCACGCAGATGTTGACCGCGTTGGTCCAGCTGCGCGGCGCCCTGCTGGCCGCTGAGCTCCCGTTGGAGACCCCCGGCGTCGCGGACGACCGCACGTCGCGCCGCGAGATGGTCTCCCAGCTCGAGGACTACGTGATCCCGCGCCTCATGACGATCGAGGCCCCCATGCTGGCGGTCGTCGGCGGCTCGACCGGCGCCGGCAAGTCGACGCTGGTGAACTCCCTCGTCGGGCACCGGGTCACCGAGCCCGGTGTGCTGCGACCCACCACGCGCTCACCCGTCCTGGTGCACCACCCCGACGACGGCCACTGGTTCGGCCAGGACCGGCTCCTGCCCGACCTCGAGCGGGTCGCCGTCTCCACCAACGACCCCGCCGCCCTCCAGCTCGTCTCCTCGGAGTCGATGCCGCAGGGACTCGCCATCCTCGACGCCCCCGACATCGACTCGGTGGAGGAGCGCAACCGGACGTTGGCCGCGCAGCTGCTGGCCGCCGCCGACCTCTGGCTCTTCGTCACCTCCGCCGCGCGGTACGCCGACCAGGTGCCGTGGGACTTCCTGCGTGAGGCCGCGGAGCGTTCCGCAGCCGTCGCGATCGTCCTCGACCGCACCCCCGACGACGCCCTGGAGACGGTGGCCACCCACCTGGCCCGCATGCTCGCCTCGCGCGGGTTGAAGGACTCCCCGCTCTTCACCGTCCCCGAGCGTCCGCTGCCGCCCTCAGGGCTGCTTCCCGGTGAGGCGGTCGCCGACATCCGCGAGTGGTTGGAGTCGCTGGCCGCCGACGCCGAGGCGCGCGCCGGGGTGGTCCGTCAGACCCTGGATGGCGCGATCCGCACCATCGCCCGCCGCACCCACCAGATCGCCGACGCGGAGAGCGAGCAGGCCGCTGCGCTCGAGCGACTGCGTACGGGGGTCGACAAGGCCTACGACGACGCGACGGCCCAGGTGCTGGAGGCGACCGCCGACGGCACGCTGCTGCGTGGCGAGGTGCTGGCCCGCTGGCAGGAGTTCGTCGGCACCGGCGAGCTGCTCAAGTCGTTGGAGAACCGCGTCGGGTGGCTGCGCGACCGCGTCGTCAACGCGGTCAAGGGCAAGCCCCAGCAGGCCGAACGGGTCACCGTGGCGGTCGAGTCGGGCCTGGAGACCCTCCTGATGGAGCATGCCGAGGCAGCCGCCGAGGCAGCCGAGGCGTCCTGGAACTCGCTGGGCTCCGGCCAGGCGCTGCTCGCCGACGCGGGGGAGGACCTCTCCCGTGCGTCGCGCGACTTCCGTCGCAAGGCCGAGCGAGCGGTGCGGGACTGGCAGGGAGGGGTGCTCGACATGGTCCGCACCGAGGGCGCGGACAAGCGGAGCACCGCCCGCTTCCTGGCCTACGGCGTGAACGGTCTCTCCGTGGCCCTGATGATCGTCGTCTTCGCCCACACCGGCGGGATGCTCGTCGGTGCCGAGGTCGGCGTGGCTGGTGGTGGCGCCCTGCTGGGCCAGAAGCTGCTGGAGGCCGTCTTCGGCGACCAGGCGGTGCGGACCCTGGCCGCCCGTGCCCGTCGCGACCTCGAGCAGCGCGTCAACGAGCTCTTCGAGTCCGAGCGGCGTCGCTACACCGACCTGCTCGACTCCTTGGGCAACGCTGCCGGGGCCTCGGAGAACCTGCGCCAGGCCGCGCGCCGCATCGACGACCTCCGCTTCGCCCAGTCGTCCAGCTGA
- a CDS encoding YfjP family GTPase — protein sequence MTSLLEGAKKLVTRGSDIGARLDGLEKAVDSAHGRVDESVLAETSALVQRSASRLRISADHTIVALAGATGSGKSTTFNALTGLELSAVGVRRPTTSWATACVWGSEGAPELLDWLGIPPRHQVTRDSMLSVGNEKDELDGVILLDLPDHDSTEVSHHLEVDRLVELADMLIWVLDPQKYADAAIHDRYLSKLTGYQDVMLVVLNQIDRVPAERRDAMVDDVRRLLAADGLTGVPVIPVSSREGWGVAELRSEIAKKVASKKVAKARLEADLRAAATTLQGYTGTAEVPTLSPQRVEALEDAFADAAGVPTVVKAVEDSTRLRANLATGWPVTAWAARFKPDPLKRLHLDLGAEGKMLTGAARTSVPQATQVQRARVDNEVRALVDDVTTGFKQNWAHAVRVASVSRLTDVNDRLDRALATTELGADRIPVWANAVRVLQWILILSAVTGAAWLALLMLGTGAGLSGTETPEVVGWPLPLFLLAGGIGLGIVLALVCRLLVSATAKRRARMAEARLRAAIHEVSEDLVVGPVRAELDNYAATRAGIAAALA from the coding sequence ATGACGTCTCTCCTTGAGGGTGCCAAGAAGTTGGTCACCCGTGGCTCGGACATCGGTGCCCGTCTCGACGGGCTCGAGAAGGCCGTCGACTCCGCGCACGGCCGCGTCGACGAGTCGGTCCTCGCCGAGACCTCTGCGCTGGTCCAGCGCAGCGCGTCCCGTCTCCGGATCTCCGCCGACCACACCATCGTCGCGCTGGCCGGTGCCACCGGCTCCGGCAAGTCCACGACGTTCAACGCCCTGACCGGGCTCGAGCTGAGCGCCGTCGGCGTACGCCGCCCGACCACGTCGTGGGCGACGGCGTGCGTGTGGGGCTCCGAGGGTGCTCCCGAGCTGCTCGACTGGCTCGGCATCCCGCCACGCCACCAGGTCACCCGCGACTCCATGCTCAGCGTGGGCAACGAGAAGGACGAGCTCGACGGGGTCATCCTTCTCGACCTGCCCGACCACGACTCGACCGAGGTCAGCCACCACCTCGAGGTCGATCGCCTGGTCGAGCTCGCCGACATGCTGATCTGGGTGCTGGACCCGCAGAAGTACGCCGACGCCGCGATCCACGACCGCTACCTGTCGAAGCTCACGGGCTATCAGGACGTGATGCTGGTCGTGCTCAACCAGATCGACCGCGTCCCCGCCGAGCGCCGTGACGCGATGGTCGACGACGTACGACGCCTGCTCGCCGCCGACGGCCTCACCGGCGTCCCGGTGATCCCGGTGAGCTCGCGCGAGGGCTGGGGCGTGGCCGAGCTCCGCTCCGAGATCGCCAAGAAGGTCGCCAGCAAGAAGGTCGCCAAGGCGCGCCTCGAGGCCGACCTGCGCGCCGCCGCCACGACTCTCCAGGGCTACACCGGCACCGCCGAGGTCCCGACGCTGTCGCCCCAGCGTGTGGAGGCCCTCGAGGACGCCTTCGCCGACGCCGCCGGCGTCCCGACCGTCGTCAAGGCGGTGGAGGACTCCACCCGCCTGCGCGCCAACCTCGCCACCGGGTGGCCCGTCACCGCATGGGCCGCGCGCTTCAAGCCCGACCCACTCAAGCGTCTGCACCTCGACCTCGGTGCCGAGGGCAAGATGCTCACGGGTGCCGCGCGGACGTCCGTGCCCCAGGCCACCCAGGTGCAGCGTGCCCGGGTGGACAACGAGGTCCGGGCCCTCGTCGACGACGTGACGACCGGGTTCAAGCAGAACTGGGCGCACGCCGTCCGGGTCGCCTCGGTCTCGCGCCTCACCGACGTCAACGACCGCCTCGACCGCGCCCTGGCCACCACCGAGCTGGGTGCCGACCGCATCCCGGTCTGGGCCAACGCCGTGCGTGTGCTCCAGTGGATCCTCATCCTCTCCGCCGTGACGGGCGCCGCCTGGCTCGCCCTGCTGATGCTGGGTACCGGCGCCGGACTCTCCGGGACCGAGACCCCTGAGGTCGTCGGCTGGCCGCTCCCGCTGTTCCTCCTCGCGGGAGGCATCGGGTTGGGCATCGTCCTGGCGCTGGTCTGCCGCCTCCTGGTCTCCGCCACCGCGAAGCGTCGCGCCCGGATGGCCGAGGCGCGGTTGCGGGCCGCCATCCACGAGGTCTCCGAGGACCTGGTCGTGGGTCCGGTGCGCGCCGAGCTGGACAACTACGCGGCCACTCGCGCCGGCATCGCTGCTGCTCTGGCCTGA
- a CDS encoding single-stranded DNA-binding protein, which produces MNDDLITFSGWVGSRVELSHVGDAVPLASFRVGSTPRRLRDGRWENGETIWYAVKAWRHLAANVAASVRSGDPVLVTGRFTAETWQKEDGTSVTRHVVVAQSVGHDLSKGTSTFVRPAPAGVPPRDPGEEAGQSAGESAGESADEAVAGTTEAPEEGAEPERTAA; this is translated from the coding sequence ATGAACGACGACCTGATCACCTTCAGCGGATGGGTCGGCTCCCGCGTGGAGCTGAGCCACGTGGGCGACGCGGTGCCCCTGGCCTCCTTCCGGGTGGGGAGCACACCGAGGCGCCTGCGCGACGGACGCTGGGAGAACGGCGAGACGATCTGGTACGCGGTCAAGGCCTGGCGGCACCTCGCCGCCAACGTCGCCGCCTCGGTCCGCAGCGGTGACCCCGTGCTCGTCACCGGCCGGTTCACCGCCGAGACGTGGCAGAAGGAGGACGGCACGAGCGTCACCCGTCACGTCGTCGTGGCCCAGTCGGTGGGGCACGACCTCAGCAAGGGGACCAGCACCTTCGTGCGTCCTGCCCCGGCCGGGGTGCCCCCACGCGACCCGGGGGAGGAAGCCGGGCAGTCGGCGGGCGAGTCGGCAGGGGAGAGCGCCGACGAGGCGGTGGCCGGGACCACGGAGGCTCCCGAGGAGGGGGCGGAGCCGGAGCGTACGGCGGCCTGA
- the ettA gene encoding energy-dependent translational throttle protein EttA has protein sequence MAEYVFTLRNVRKAHGDKVVLDNVTLSFLHGAKIGVVGPNGAGKSSLLKIMAGLDQPNNGDAIKDPEATVGMLQQEPPLTEGKTVLENVEEAVGEIKAKLDRYNAISEQMADPDADFDTLLAEMGDLQTDLDHANAWDLDSRLDQAMDALRCPPPDTLVDNLSGGERRRVALCKLLLQQPDLLLLDEPTNHLDAESVQWLEGHLKTYPGAVLAITHDRYFLDNVAEWIAEVDRGSIHGYEGNYSTYLETKKDRLKIEGQKDAKRAKMLERELDWVRSNAKARQTKSKSRLARYEELAAEADKARKIDTADINIPPGPRLGDVVLEAEHLTKGFEGRVLWNDISFSLPRAGIVGIVGPNGVGKTTLFRMITGQEEPDSGKLTVGQTVKISYVDQSRGGIDPNKNVWEVVSDGLDFIKVANFEMNSRAYVASFGFKGPDQQKKAGVLSGGERNRLNLALTLKQGGNMLLLDEPTNDLDVETLSSLEDALLDFPGCAVVTSHDRWFLDRVATHILAWEGDEEDGGKWFWFEGNFASYEANKVERLGAEAARPHRVTHRRLTRD, from the coding sequence ATGGCTGAGTACGTATTCACCTTGCGCAACGTGCGCAAGGCCCACGGCGACAAGGTCGTCCTCGACAACGTCACCCTCTCGTTCCTGCACGGCGCCAAGATCGGTGTCGTCGGACCCAACGGCGCGGGCAAGTCCTCGCTGCTGAAGATCATGGCCGGTCTCGACCAGCCCAACAACGGCGACGCGATCAAGGACCCCGAGGCCACCGTCGGCATGCTCCAGCAGGAGCCGCCGCTGACCGAGGGCAAGACCGTCCTGGAGAACGTCGAGGAGGCTGTCGGCGAGATCAAGGCGAAGCTCGACCGCTACAACGCGATCTCCGAGCAGATGGCCGACCCCGACGCCGACTTCGACACCCTGCTCGCGGAGATGGGTGACCTCCAGACCGACCTCGACCACGCCAACGCGTGGGACCTCGACAGTCGGCTCGACCAGGCGATGGACGCCCTGCGCTGCCCGCCGCCGGACACCCTCGTCGACAACCTCTCCGGTGGTGAGCGTCGCCGGGTCGCGCTCTGCAAGCTGCTGCTGCAGCAGCCCGACCTGCTGCTCCTCGACGAGCCCACCAACCACCTCGACGCGGAGTCGGTCCAGTGGCTCGAGGGCCACCTCAAGACCTACCCGGGCGCCGTCCTGGCCATCACCCACGACCGGTACTTCCTCGACAACGTCGCCGAGTGGATCGCCGAGGTCGACCGCGGCTCCATCCACGGCTACGAGGGCAACTACTCCACCTACCTGGAGACCAAGAAGGACCGCCTCAAGATCGAGGGCCAGAAGGACGCCAAGCGCGCCAAGATGCTCGAGCGCGAGCTTGACTGGGTGCGCTCCAACGCCAAGGCCCGCCAGACGAAGTCGAAGTCGCGTCTGGCCCGCTACGAGGAGCTCGCCGCCGAGGCCGACAAGGCCCGCAAGATCGACACCGCCGACATCAACATCCCGCCGGGCCCGCGCCTGGGCGACGTGGTGCTCGAGGCGGAGCACCTGACCAAGGGCTTCGAGGGCCGGGTCCTGTGGAACGACATCTCCTTCAGCCTCCCGCGCGCCGGCATCGTCGGCATCGTGGGCCCCAACGGTGTCGGCAAGACCACGCTCTTCCGCATGATCACCGGCCAGGAGGAGCCCGACTCCGGCAAGCTCACCGTGGGGCAGACGGTCAAGATCTCCTACGTTGACCAGAGCCGTGGCGGCATCGACCCCAACAAGAACGTCTGGGAGGTCGTCTCGGACGGCCTGGACTTCATCAAGGTCGCCAACTTCGAGATGAACTCGCGCGCCTACGTCGCCTCGTTCGGCTTCAAGGGTCCCGACCAGCAGAAGAAGGCCGGCGTCCTCTCCGGTGGTGAGCGCAACCGCCTCAACCTGGCGCTGACCCTCAAGCAGGGCGGCAACATGCTGCTCCTCGACGAGCCCACCAACGACCTGGACGTGGAGACCCTCTCGTCGCTCGAGGACGCCCTGCTCGACTTCCCCGGCTGCGCCGTGGTCACCTCCCACGACCGGTGGTTCCTCGACCGGGTCGCCACCCACATCCTCGCCTGGGAGGGTGACGAGGAGGACGGCGGCAAGTGGTTCTGGTTCGAGGGCAACTTCGCCTCGTACGAGGCCAACAAGGTCGAGCGTCTCGGCGCCGAGGCCGCCCGCCCGCACCGCGTCACCCACCGTCGCCTCACCCGCGACTGA
- a CDS encoding MarR family winged helix-turn-helix transcriptional regulator, with amino-acid sequence MTDQGETRWLDEGQQRSWRALLLGHTLLLHRLDDDLRRAHDISLTEYEILVRLSEQEGHSMRMAHLADALAHSRSRVTHTIDRMEKAGYVARSASPEDGRGVVASITDRGMKLLEQAAHVHVRGVRDNLVDLVSPEDFEAVGRVFNTLSDHLVGSHPAMEFRRQR; translated from the coding sequence ATGACTGATCAGGGGGAGACCCGATGGCTCGACGAGGGGCAACAACGATCGTGGCGGGCGCTCCTGCTGGGGCACACGCTGCTGCTCCACCGGTTGGACGACGACCTGCGCCGGGCGCATGACATCTCGCTCACCGAGTACGAGATCCTCGTCCGCCTCTCCGAGCAGGAGGGCCACTCCATGCGGATGGCCCACCTCGCCGACGCGCTTGCCCACAGTCGCAGCCGCGTGACCCACACGATCGACCGGATGGAGAAGGCGGGCTACGTCGCCCGCAGCGCCTCCCCGGAGGACGGCCGCGGCGTGGTGGCCTCGATCACCGACCGGGGCATGAAGCTGCTGGAGCAGGCAGCCCACGTCCACGTGCGGGGCGTGCGTGACAACCTCGTCGACCTCGTCTCCCCCGAGGACTTCGAAGCGGTCGGCCGGGTCTTCAACACTCTCTCGGACCACCTCGTCGGCTCCCACCCGGCCATGGAGTTCCGCCGCCAGCGCTGA
- a CDS encoding acyl-CoA thioesterase, whose amino-acid sequence MTRVRHVYECPVRWADLDMLNHVNNVTYVDYLQEARVDMLRTHAPDTRAHDLAGSPTEGLVVVSHDITYLAPIAPRTAPIAIEVWVTEVRAATVTMAYEIFDEPSDGGERVVHARAQTVLTPFVFAEERPRRLTAAEKDALSVFLEESPSPRPERSEPRHLEAGHYPLHVRFSDVDVYGHVNNVKYFEYFQEARIPVVERISAGEDHSGVGVVVARKEVDYLRPIHFRAEPYDVWSWVSRVGSRSVTVESEIRDGDTLLSRAKVVMVFFDPLTQRSATPPESLMTKLREFAALSA is encoded by the coding sequence ATGACGCGCGTGCGCCACGTCTACGAGTGCCCGGTGCGCTGGGCCGACCTCGACATGCTCAACCACGTCAACAACGTGACCTACGTCGACTACCTCCAGGAGGCGCGGGTCGACATGTTGCGCACCCACGCCCCGGACACCCGCGCCCACGACCTGGCCGGCAGCCCGACCGAAGGGCTCGTGGTGGTCAGCCACGACATCACCTACCTCGCCCCGATCGCCCCGCGCACGGCGCCGATCGCGATCGAGGTGTGGGTCACCGAGGTCCGTGCCGCGACGGTGACCATGGCGTACGAGATCTTCGACGAACCGTCCGACGGGGGAGAGCGCGTCGTCCACGCACGGGCCCAGACCGTGCTGACGCCCTTCGTCTTCGCCGAGGAGCGGCCGCGCCGCCTCACCGCCGCCGAGAAGGACGCGCTGTCGGTCTTCCTGGAGGAGAGCCCCTCCCCGCGCCCGGAGCGCTCCGAGCCGCGCCACCTCGAGGCCGGTCACTACCCCCTGCACGTGCGCTTCAGCGACGTCGACGTCTACGGCCACGTCAACAACGTCAAGTACTTCGAGTACTTCCAGGAGGCGCGCATCCCCGTCGTGGAGCGGATCAGCGCCGGGGAGGACCACAGCGGCGTCGGTGTCGTGGTGGCGCGCAAGGAGGTCGACTACCTGCGGCCGATTCACTTCCGTGCCGAGCCCTACGACGTGTGGAGCTGGGTGTCGAGGGTCGGCAGCCGGTCGGTGACCGTGGAGTCGGAGATCCGCGACGGGGACACCCTCCTCAGCCGCGCCAAGGTGGTCATGGTCTTCTTCGACCCGCTCACCCAGCGTAGTGCCACCCCGCCGGAGTCGCTGATGACCAAGTTGCGGGAGTTCGCGGCCCTCAGCGCCTGA
- a CDS encoding globin: MSTFYDEIGGMETIRTIVDTFYAGVAEDEVLRPMYEEEDLAPAADRFALFLAQYWGGPSTYGEQRGHPRLRMRHATFPVDSDAASHWLQHFRAGLDAADLTPEQDEKFWAYVTHAAQFLVNTPG; this comes from the coding sequence ATGAGCACGTTCTACGACGAGATCGGCGGCATGGAGACCATCCGGACGATCGTCGACACGTTCTACGCGGGCGTCGCCGAGGACGAGGTGCTCCGGCCGATGTACGAGGAGGAGGACCTCGCTCCGGCAGCGGACCGCTTCGCCCTCTTCCTCGCCCAGTACTGGGGCGGCCCCAGCACCTACGGCGAGCAGCGCGGTCACCCGCGCCTGCGGATGCGCCACGCCACCTTCCCCGTCGACTCCGACGCCGCGTCGCACTGGCTCCAGCACTTCCGTGCCGGGCTCGACGCCGCCGACCTGACGCCCGAGCAGGACGAGAAGTTCTGGGCGTACGTCACGCACGCCGCCCAGTTCCTGGTCAACACGCCCGGGTGA
- a CDS encoding mechanosensitive ion channel family protein, translating to MSVLSTAKSPVESAAESPCTDGQAVCEMMLRATGNEGLSAATQVIVTITLLIVLAMVARWFLHRMVDRLVRSAETPMVPNRLVRNGGLGRSVTQSPSDLAATTRRVQRAKTIGSLLKSVITGVLLAVGITMALSELGLNIAPVLASAGIVGLALGFGAQTLVKDFLSGIFMIFEDQYGVGDVIRVNDVQGTVEAVTLRVTRLRDGNGTVWYVRNGEILRVGNMSQNWARAVLDVTVSHEADVTRTREVLLDLAREMWRDDDFTGRIIEEPEVPGVEAISVEGVTVRLSVKTAPMEQWPVARALRERIKARFDAEGIVVPHTRYVEEPVAAE from the coding sequence ATGTCTGTCCTGAGCACCGCGAAGAGCCCCGTCGAGAGCGCCGCCGAGTCGCCCTGCACCGACGGGCAGGCAGTCTGCGAGATGATGCTGCGGGCCACCGGCAACGAGGGCCTCTCCGCAGCCACCCAGGTGATCGTCACCATCACGCTGCTCATCGTGCTGGCCATGGTGGCCCGATGGTTCCTGCACCGCATGGTCGACCGCCTCGTCCGCTCGGCCGAGACGCCGATGGTCCCGAACCGCCTGGTGCGCAACGGCGGCCTGGGTCGCAGCGTCACGCAGTCCCCCTCGGACCTGGCCGCGACCACCCGCCGCGTCCAGCGCGCCAAGACCATCGGCAGCCTGCTCAAGTCGGTGATCACCGGCGTGCTCCTGGCCGTCGGCATCACCATGGCGCTGAGCGAGCTCGGGCTCAACATCGCGCCGGTCCTGGCCAGCGCCGGCATCGTCGGTCTGGCGCTCGGCTTCGGGGCCCAGACCTTGGTCAAGGACTTCCTCTCGGGAATCTTCATGATCTTCGAGGACCAGTACGGCGTCGGCGACGTCATCCGGGTCAACGACGTCCAGGGCACGGTCGAGGCCGTCACCTTGCGGGTGACGCGGCTGCGCGACGGCAACGGCACGGTCTGGTACGTGCGCAACGGCGAGATCCTGCGCGTCGGCAACATGAGCCAGAACTGGGCGCGTGCGGTGCTCGACGTCACCGTCTCGCACGAGGCCGACGTCACGCGTACGCGTGAGGTGCTGCTCGACCTGGCCCGGGAGATGTGGCGCGACGACGACTTCACCGGGCGCATCATCGAGGAGCCGGAGGTGCCCGGCGTCGAGGCGATCTCAGTGGAGGGCGTGACCGTGCGCCTCTCGGTCAAGACCGCGCCGATGGAGCAGTGGCCGGTGGCCCGCGCCCTGCGGGAGCGGATCAAGGCCCGGTTCGACGCCGAGGGGATCGTCGTGCCCCACACCCGCTACGTCGAGGAGCCCGTGGCGGCGGAGTGA
- a CDS encoding DUF5130 family protein has product MAPVASGELSARERADLDKVIRAAEQASRVEFSLFRGVSEGDPKAFAQSLHASLAAPDRSVLIMVDPLRRVVEVVTGADVRRTLTDAEAGLAVVAMQTAFAEGDEVGGLKRGINLLAEHARAPRSNHTA; this is encoded by the coding sequence GTGGCGCCAGTGGCAAGTGGTGAGCTGAGCGCGCGTGAGCGCGCCGATCTCGACAAGGTCATCCGCGCGGCGGAGCAGGCCAGTCGGGTCGAGTTCTCCCTCTTCCGCGGCGTGAGCGAAGGCGACCCCAAGGCCTTCGCGCAGTCGCTGCACGCCTCCCTCGCGGCTCCGGACCGCTCCGTGCTCATCATGGTCGACCCGCTCAGGCGCGTGGTCGAGGTCGTCACCGGCGCCGACGTACGCCGCACCCTCACCGACGCGGAGGCCGGGCTCGCGGTGGTCGCCATGCAGACGGCCTTCGCCGAGGGCGACGAGGTCGGCGGCCTCAAGCGCGGCATCAACCTGCTCGCCGAGCACGCTCGCGCCCCGCGCAGCAACCACACGGCCTAG